In Acidobacteriota bacterium, the following are encoded in one genomic region:
- a CDS encoding permease, translated as MNWKHEWKWAAALLGGFLAVFHLPVGSARFDGAVLEAFHLVKWYAREHVLLCLVPALFIAGAIAVFVSQGAVMKYLGASANKVLAYAVASVSGTVLAVCSCTVLPLFAGIYKRGAGLGPAAAFLYAGPAINVLAIILTARILGLEMGIARAVGAVVFSVVIGLLMHTIFLKEERERAGAHLSLPSDAVERTLPQTTLYFGSMLAILVFANWGAPQTDGGFWHTVHDVKWWLTAAAGLAFAAMLVAWFRLDWRGVGLAVLATVAVARVMPDQPLITFTVAALGLSVVTAADKGEGREWFSATWEFARQILPLLLFGVLVAGLLLGRPDHEGLIPSEWVSRAVGGNSLGANLFASVAGAFMYFATLTEVPILQGLMGAGMGKGPALALLLSGPALSLPSMLVLKSVMGLKKTLVFIALVVVMATTSGLVYGTWF; from the coding sequence ATGAACTGGAAGCACGAGTGGAAATGGGCAGCGGCCCTGCTGGGCGGCTTCCTGGCCGTCTTCCACCTCCCGGTGGGCAGCGCGCGCTTCGACGGCGCGGTGCTCGAAGCGTTTCATCTGGTGAAGTGGTACGCGCGTGAGCACGTCCTGCTCTGCCTCGTCCCCGCACTCTTCATCGCCGGCGCGATTGCCGTCTTCGTCAGTCAGGGCGCCGTGATGAAGTACCTCGGAGCCTCGGCGAACAAAGTCCTCGCCTACGCCGTGGCGTCGGTCTCGGGCACCGTGCTCGCCGTCTGCTCGTGCACGGTGCTGCCGCTCTTCGCCGGCATCTACAAGCGCGGCGCGGGCCTCGGCCCGGCCGCGGCGTTCCTCTACGCCGGACCGGCCATCAACGTGCTCGCCATCATCCTCACGGCGCGTATCCTCGGTCTCGAGATGGGCATCGCCCGCGCGGTCGGCGCCGTCGTCTTCAGCGTCGTCATCGGTCTGCTCATGCACACGATCTTCCTGAAGGAGGAACGTGAGCGCGCCGGCGCCCACTTGAGCCTTCCCTCGGACGCCGTCGAGCGCACGCTGCCGCAGACGACCCTCTACTTCGGATCGATGCTGGCCATTCTCGTCTTCGCGAATTGGGGCGCCCCGCAGACCGATGGCGGCTTCTGGCACACCGTGCACGACGTGAAGTGGTGGCTGACGGCCGCGGCAGGCCTCGCATTCGCGGCGATGCTCGTCGCCTGGTTCCGGCTGGACTGGCGGGGCGTCGGCCTGGCGGTGCTTGCGACCGTCGCCGTGGCCCGGGTCATGCCGGATCAGCCCCTGATCACCTTCACCGTCGCCGCGCTCGGGTTGTCGGTCGTTACGGCCGCCGACAAGGGCGAGGGGCGCGAGTGGTTCTCGGCAACGTGGGAGTTCGCCAGGCAGATCCTGCCCCTGCTGCTCTTCGGCGTGCTGGTGGCTGGCCTGCTGCTCGGGCGGCCCGATCACGAAGGACTCATTCCATCCGAATGGGTGAGCCGCGCGGTCGGTGGCAACTCCCTCGGGGCGAACCTATTCGCCTCGGTAGCCGGCGCGTTCATGTACTTCGCGACGCTCACCGAAGTGCCCATCCTGCAGGGGCTGATGGGGGCCGGCATGGGCAAGGGGCCAGCGCTGGCGCTGCTGCTCTCGGGGCCGGCCCTCTCGCTCCCGTCGATGCTCGTCCTGAAGAGCGTGATGGGGCTGAAGAAGACACTGGTTTTCATCGCTCTCGTCGTCGTCATGGCCACCACGAGTGGCCTCGTCTATGGCACATGGTTCTGA
- a CDS encoding TM0996/MTH895 family glutaredoxin-like protein, with the protein MKTLQILGPGCAKCHMLANHTEEAAQALGLDYTIEKVTDIGDIIAFGVMATPALVVDGEVKVSGRVPTADSIKALLV; encoded by the coding sequence ATGAAGACCCTGCAGATTCTCGGCCCCGGCTGCGCGAAGTGCCACATGCTCGCCAACCACACCGAAGAGGCGGCACAGGCCCTGGGCCTCGACTACACGATCGAGAAGGTCACCGACATCGGCGACATCATCGCGTTCGGCGTCATGGCCACGCCGGCGCTCGTCGTCGACGGCGAGGTCAAGGTGTCGGGCCGCGTGCCGACCGCCGACTCGATCAAGGCATTGCTGGTGTAG
- a CDS encoding thioredoxin family protein encodes MALVVAGRPARDQAAPATTSATVAGQGVTIAGTGLPRLVDLGADRCIPCKAMAPILVELREEYAGRMEVEFIDVWKNPSAGDPYRIYMIPTQIFFDPEGRELHRHQGFISKADILATWKRLGFDFSAPAAGTTAG; translated from the coding sequence GTGGCGCTCGTCGTGGCTGGAAGACCGGCCCGCGACCAGGCGGCTCCAGCGACGACGTCGGCGACCGTGGCGGGCCAGGGCGTCACCATCGCCGGCACGGGACTGCCCCGGCTCGTCGACCTCGGGGCCGATCGCTGCATCCCATGCAAGGCGATGGCGCCGATTCTGGTCGAACTGCGCGAGGAGTACGCCGGCCGCATGGAGGTCGAGTTCATCGACGTCTGGAAGAACCCGTCGGCCGGTGACCCCTATCGCATCTACATGATCCCGACACAGATCTTCTTCGATCCGGAGGGGCGGGAACTGCACCGGCACCAGGGGTTCATCTCGAAGGCCGACATCCTGGCCACGTGGAAGCGGCTCGGGTTCGACTTCTCGGCCCCCGCGGCCGGCACCACCGCGGGGTGA